The following proteins are encoded in a genomic region of Acidobacteriota bacterium:
- a CDS encoding isocitrate dehydrogenase (NAD(+)) yields MKHTITLIPGDGIGPEIVAATVRIIEATGVEFNWETQILGSQALEKYGETLPAAAIDSMRRTKVALKGPIMTPIGKGFTSVNVGLRRALDLYANVRPVKALPNIPCRYPELDLVIVRENTEGLYSGLEHTVVPGVVESLKVITEKASTRISRYAFQYARDFGRKKVTAVHKANIMKLSDGLFLECFYNMAKEFPDIEADDKIIDNCCMQLVMRPEQFDVMVMENLYGDILSDLCAGLIGGLGLAPGANIGEQGAVFEAVHGSAPDIAGQGIANPTAILMSAIVMLRYIGEAAAAKSVEDAMMAVFAEGVVRTKDLGGTAKTAEFANAIIEKIHSGATAAA; encoded by the coding sequence ATGAAACACACCATTACACTAATTCCCGGCGATGGCATCGGCCCTGAGATCGTCGCGGCGACGGTTAGGATCATCGAGGCGACGGGCGTCGAATTCAATTGGGAAACGCAGATACTTGGCTCGCAGGCACTCGAGAAATACGGCGAAACACTGCCTGCGGCGGCGATCGACTCGATGCGGCGGACAAAAGTGGCGCTGAAAGGGCCGATCATGACGCCGATCGGAAAAGGATTTACGTCAGTCAATGTCGGCTTGCGCCGGGCACTTGATCTGTACGCCAATGTACGTCCGGTCAAAGCTCTGCCGAATATCCCTTGTCGATATCCCGAACTCGATCTCGTCATCGTCCGCGAAAATACTGAGGGGCTTTACTCGGGGCTCGAACACACGGTCGTTCCGGGCGTTGTCGAAAGCCTTAAGGTCATCACTGAGAAAGCTTCGACGCGGATCTCGCGATATGCGTTTCAGTACGCCCGCGATTTTGGCCGCAAAAAGGTGACGGCCGTTCACAAGGCCAACATCATGAAGCTCTCTGATGGTTTATTCCTCGAGTGCTTTTACAACATGGCCAAGGAGTTTCCCGACATCGAGGCCGATGACAAGATCATCGACAATTGCTGTATGCAGCTCGTAATGAGGCCCGAACAGTTCGACGTGATGGTCATGGAGAACCTGTACGGCGATATTTTGTCCGACCTTTGTGCCGGACTGATCGGCGGGCTTGGGCTTGCTCCGGGAGCGAACATCGGTGAGCAGGGAGCGGTTTTCGAGGCCGTCCACGGCTCGGCACCTGATATCGCTGGGCAGGGAATTGCCAATCCGACCGCCATCCTGATGTCGGCGATCGTGATGCTCCGCTACATTGGCGAAGCCGCCGCGGCAAAATCGGTCGAGGATGCGATGATGGCAGTATTTGCCGAAGGCGTTGTACGCACCAAGGATCTCGGCGGCACCGCAAAGACGGCTGAATTTGCCAACGCTATCATCGAAAAGATCCATTCGGGTGCGACCGCGGCGGCATAG
- a CDS encoding CSLREA domain-containing protein encodes MSALLRFGFLVSLVSISVTLFLPFVSSQNTTASDDTSKDAPASITAKGVGFPRVSFEDGKDLPAPQGAQSGSAPRSMTAADFDSDGVPDLVNVDAGGAVRIYQGNVDSIFPNNTGVETRKAAGSFVDAPFYASRGAFSLPAAPDYLESGDFNADGHADLLTASNGGSSLYVSAGDGKGNFIHTTEFTLPGSITALAVGEIGRRDGQTDVAVSVQGGKGSMLLVFENPQGAFVHGLEFIQLPSPAADLAIGNLDTDYFGDIVAASGNRLTFVRGRGHVSPWDSIEGYDIKRPTAIVETRSMPFNIAALTSGNFTEKRGRSLAILTTDGAVVTLDSPVADRRPTLAKNVKGENLAVPVRSGSKRLSKFKAYAERMETPGEAGITPGNVGGKVDPPDDASPGFPIEYQTTDLAVQGTNLSPESREKATAGFLRSISPADTAPLAQWKLETIVRDAKLANAAASLSLSKLVKVRVSDSGRDELAFIDSASNQIHLMIRENLRRNSSTTANEIVSLDVDGSAVAIRPMRLNSDALSDLVVLRQGASEPSVILTSPAATFVVNTTSDEDDGSCGASCSFREAIQAANNSNGVDTITFSIGSGFRILQPESALPRVEYPVTIDATTQPGFSSVPIIEVFGNLAGEGSNGLDINTSDSVVRGLAVTGFEQLYNENDETYTGGAGIAIFNFVGETFAGFNIIEGNYLGNTGSGTQDRGNEASGLLIYDSDDNFIGGVSSFARNVLSGNGDAEVPNGENFGTGLTVIDGRSTFIFGNFIGLNSNGNAALANSAGIHLSGADNLVGSDQPGSGNTISGNRHLFPVSNDPEGCLGDGVLELSPFNLETGEWVTENSTFKGNRIGTNAAGTSRIGNCRSGIYTSPRNTATIGSVTSSGRNIVSGNSEGGIICSPRRPIEIVGGFLTEAAAGPFVPEGSCRVGGNNVGTDVTGSIAIPNDYNRLPIPAGGSIWTVNLFGALGVLNTETFSTIGGTSGISPDSCTGFCNLVSGNANFDPSSGSGFSTTTGIVRAGRLGDVGIWNNYVGTNRTGTEALPNDNGIAMFAAGTSRIGDVLTGQGGNQTSLGNLISGNRGFAITSSSFGDNGSLSLFLVYGNLIGTDRTGSTAIPNADGIQFYDPRGAAVIGGSDPITRNVISGNTGSGIIFLPGVPAAATVNNYIGVNKNGAPLGNGRDGVELRGEFDHIGDTGLGNVIAYNGRNGITVSGYFTDFAESNRIRFNSIHSNGALGIDLSASTVSNPQPDGVTENDCQDSDNGANKLQNYPILTTPIFNQSGTVTVGGAFGSEASKTYTLDFYSNSSPDSSNYGEGETYIGSHTVTTDSSGRTAFLFSSTGPVSSDLKISATATDSDGNTSEFSCYAGECSVSGALTEQESAMSLAGGSCPIGFFVNINTDESDPNPADGICDVDFNTTGEQCSLRAAIQTTNVIAGTDYIYFNIPGGGIQTILVLSDLPPITEKVFINATFQPGYAGTPVVEVNGAATSITSNGFVFAAGSDDSLLTGLTINRFGDSGVLIQANDVDVTKCYIGIFADGITEDPAGKQRRGVLITGARNTIGGDRDAAEPSTGSNNLLVGNSVEQIKIIGTSAVGNTVLGNSIGFTLSDTERSRLSEADGIVLDAGSSGNHVGGNGDIMLRNVIQGQIAVMIRESDGNFVTNNGIGNSAAGVAIFQGANNTIGGIVRSENEYTDRNLIANNIIGVILSDFFEIPAEFTRNSPDVDDKDCKGASDERKRRANSRRFSAGETIRTTGNKILGNLIGIRSQADPIDDYSNCVGVVISEASGNFVGADVDGYLNFISGNKEGGIIIDHLGTQNTIQRNYIGTTRTGTESHPNLHGVDIAGNVNFVRNNIIAGNTETGVTIERHVESDTIPTGNVVENNRIGLSREDVMLPQEKGIYVQGIGNTIQNNNISGNSIAGIDILGDSNSILNNLIGTDRTGNEARPNTDFGILITSSNNTISGNTISGNGSGVTIIRPVEDPKIEASGNRLLGNYIGTNSAGTVALPGQTHGVAIANGADNNTIGGTTADSRNVISGNTQIGISLQPGAVPAASAPFGTKIQGNYIGTNAAGTAVIPNGIMGLEISETLETLIGGFGADMPGARNVISGNSQHGIFLRSNTLNTRISGNYIGTASDGTSPLGNIGNGIFLQRGVGRTTIGGLEPNAGNTIAYNGKNGILMAVDAGQNNIIDPNSIFANALMGIDIGDDGHTLNDPLDADTGPNNLQNYPEIVSTRVVNDDVIVSLRVDSAPANSAYGMNGIYIEFFKADAGSEGERFIGSTFYTLADYNSLAPGTKTVNLGNIYTLGILGTDMITASATDANGNTSEFTPRFGPTAAGVSISGRIKTPSGGGLTNASVSITDSTGNRRTVLTGSLGYYRFQDVPSGETYVIAVSSKRYTFSSQIVAVNDDLTDVDFVGSENSP; translated from the coding sequence ATGTCTGCTTTATTGCGTTTTGGTTTTCTAGTCAGTTTGGTTTCGATCTCAGTTACCTTATTTTTGCCGTTTGTTTCGTCGCAAAACACCACCGCTTCTGACGATACGAGCAAAGACGCTCCGGCGTCGATCACAGCAAAAGGTGTCGGATTTCCTCGGGTCAGCTTCGAGGATGGAAAGGACCTCCCCGCCCCGCAGGGAGCGCAAAGCGGCTCGGCTCCACGATCGATGACCGCCGCAGACTTCGATTCCGATGGCGTTCCCGATCTGGTCAACGTTGACGCCGGCGGAGCTGTAAGGATCTACCAAGGCAATGTCGATTCGATCTTCCCGAACAACACCGGAGTGGAAACGCGAAAAGCCGCAGGCTCGTTCGTCGACGCTCCGTTCTACGCTAGTCGAGGAGCATTCTCATTGCCGGCCGCTCCTGACTATCTGGAATCCGGTGACTTTAACGCGGATGGACACGCGGATCTCCTAACGGCTTCAAATGGCGGAAGCAGCCTCTACGTCTCGGCGGGCGATGGAAAGGGCAATTTCATACACACGACGGAATTCACTCTCCCCGGCAGCATAACGGCCCTGGCTGTCGGCGAGATCGGCCGGCGCGATGGTCAGACGGATGTTGCGGTTTCAGTACAAGGTGGAAAAGGCTCGATGCTTTTGGTTTTCGAGAACCCTCAAGGAGCATTTGTACACGGGCTGGAATTCATTCAACTTCCTTCGCCTGCCGCTGATCTGGCTATCGGTAACCTCGATACCGATTATTTTGGCGATATCGTCGCAGCAAGTGGGAACCGGTTGACGTTTGTACGCGGGCGTGGACATGTATCACCGTGGGATTCGATCGAGGGCTACGATATCAAGCGGCCTACTGCGATCGTCGAGACAAGGTCGATGCCATTCAATATTGCGGCTCTGACCTCCGGGAACTTCACCGAGAAGCGCGGCCGGAGCCTCGCGATCCTGACGACCGATGGCGCTGTCGTTACGCTCGATTCGCCCGTTGCCGACAGACGGCCGACGCTCGCCAAGAACGTGAAAGGCGAAAACTTGGCGGTTCCTGTGCGATCCGGATCGAAGAGGCTTTCCAAGTTTAAGGCTTATGCAGAACGCATGGAGACGCCGGGAGAAGCTGGGATAACGCCAGGAAATGTTGGCGGGAAAGTGGACCCGCCCGATGACGCGTCACCGGGGTTCCCGATCGAGTACCAGACCACCGACCTCGCCGTGCAGGGTACTAATTTATCGCCGGAATCGCGCGAGAAAGCGACGGCAGGTTTCCTTCGCTCGATCTCACCTGCCGATACGGCACCGCTCGCCCAGTGGAAATTAGAAACTATCGTCCGCGACGCAAAACTCGCGAACGCCGCTGCGTCGCTGTCATTGTCAAAGCTTGTAAAAGTTCGCGTTTCCGATTCGGGACGCGACGAGCTCGCGTTTATCGACTCGGCTTCGAATCAAATTCACTTGATGATCCGAGAGAATCTCAGGCGCAACAGTTCAACGACGGCGAACGAGATAGTGTCGCTTGATGTCGATGGTTCCGCAGTTGCGATCCGTCCGATGCGTCTGAACTCGGATGCTCTTTCGGATCTCGTCGTGCTCCGACAAGGAGCCTCGGAGCCATCCGTCATATTGACATCGCCTGCTGCGACGTTCGTCGTCAATACTACGAGCGACGAGGATGATGGATCATGCGGCGCCTCGTGCTCGTTCCGGGAAGCGATTCAGGCAGCAAATAACTCCAACGGCGTAGACACGATCACGTTCAGCATTGGATCTGGTTTTAGGATCCTCCAACCCGAATCAGCGCTGCCGAGGGTGGAATATCCGGTGACGATCGACGCTACCACGCAACCCGGTTTTTCCAGCGTCCCGATCATCGAGGTATTCGGCAATCTTGCTGGCGAAGGTTCAAACGGTTTAGATATCAACACCTCCGACTCAGTCGTTCGCGGACTCGCCGTGACCGGATTCGAGCAACTCTACAACGAGAACGATGAGACTTACACTGGCGGAGCCGGGATCGCCATTTTTAACTTCGTGGGCGAAACGTTCGCCGGATTCAATATCATCGAAGGAAACTATCTCGGAAATACGGGGTCCGGCACACAGGATCGGGGCAACGAAGCTTCCGGGCTTCTGATCTACGATTCGGATGACAACTTTATCGGCGGAGTGAGTTCCTTCGCCCGGAATGTGCTGTCTGGAAACGGCGATGCAGAGGTTCCGAACGGTGAAAATTTCGGCACCGGTCTGACCGTGATCGACGGCCGGTCTACTTTCATCTTTGGAAACTTCATCGGCCTGAACTCCAATGGCAACGCGGCTCTCGCAAACTCGGCAGGCATCCACCTCTCCGGCGCAGACAATCTCGTAGGAAGCGATCAGCCCGGTTCGGGCAATACGATCTCGGGGAACCGCCACCTTTTCCCCGTATCGAACGATCCGGAAGGATGCCTCGGCGATGGCGTCCTCGAACTGTCGCCTTTCAATTTAGAGACCGGCGAATGGGTTACTGAGAATAGTACTTTCAAAGGAAACAGGATCGGTACTAACGCGGCTGGAACAAGCCGTATCGGAAACTGCCGCTCCGGGATCTACACCAGTCCCCGAAACACCGCCACTATCGGCTCAGTCACTTCCTCGGGACGTAATATTGTCTCCGGTAATAGCGAAGGCGGTATTATTTGCTCCCCCCGGCGGCCGATCGAGATCGTCGGAGGATTTCTGACTGAGGCTGCTGCCGGTCCGTTTGTACCTGAGGGCAGCTGCAGAGTCGGCGGTAACAACGTCGGCACCGATGTGACCGGCAGCATCGCGATCCCCAACGATTACAATCGCCTACCTATACCTGCTGGCGGGTCCATCTGGACGGTCAATCTTTTCGGCGCATTGGGTGTTTTAAATACGGAAACGTTTTCGACTATCGGAGGCACCAGCGGAATATCGCCCGATAGCTGCACGGGGTTCTGCAACCTCGTCTCCGGGAATGCTAACTTCGATCCGAGTTCGGGCTCGGGGTTCTCAACCACGACCGGCATCGTTCGCGCCGGGCGGCTTGGAGACGTCGGCATCTGGAATAATTATGTCGGAACGAACAGGACCGGCACTGAAGCGCTGCCGAACGACAATGGGATCGCAATGTTCGCGGCCGGGACCTCAAGGATCGGCGATGTCCTGACCGGTCAGGGCGGAAACCAGACTTCGCTGGGCAATCTCATTTCGGGGAATAGGGGCTTCGCGATAACCTCCTCCTCGTTTGGCGACAATGGAAGCCTTTCGCTGTTTCTTGTTTATGGGAACCTTATCGGCACCGACCGGACGGGATCAACCGCGATTCCGAACGCCGACGGAATTCAATTCTACGATCCACGAGGTGCGGCGGTCATCGGCGGTTCAGATCCGATCACACGCAATGTGATCTCGGGAAATACCGGCAGCGGAATTATTTTTCTGCCGGGCGTTCCGGCTGCTGCGACCGTCAACAACTATATTGGCGTAAACAAGAATGGAGCCCCGCTTGGCAACGGCCGCGACGGTGTGGAACTGCGGGGCGAGTTCGACCACATCGGCGATACAGGCTTGGGCAATGTGATCGCCTACAACGGGCGCAACGGTATAACCGTTAGCGGATATTTTACCGATTTCGCCGAGAGCAACCGCATCCGGTTCAATTCAATTCACAGCAATGGAGCACTCGGGATCGATCTTTCCGCATCGACCGTTAGCAATCCACAGCCCGACGGCGTTACGGAGAACGATTGTCAGGACTCCGATAACGGCGCGAACAAACTCCAAAACTATCCCATCCTGACGACACCGATCTTCAACCAGAGCGGAACCGTAACAGTCGGCGGGGCTTTCGGCAGCGAGGCTTCTAAAACTTACACCCTTGATTTTTATTCAAACTCTTCGCCCGATTCTTCAAACTACGGCGAGGGAGAAACCTACATCGGATCGCACACCGTCACAACTGATTCAAGCGGCCGGACCGCGTTTCTTTTTTCCTCCACGGGCCCGGTTTCTTCCGATCTCAAGATATCCGCAACCGCAACGGACTCGGACGGAAATACAAGCGAATTCTCGTGCTATGCGGGAGAATGTTCTGTTTCCGGCGCCCTAACGGAACAAGAGTCCGCAATGAGCCTAGCCGGTGGCAGTTGCCCAATCGGATTCTTTGTAAATATCAACACCGACGAATCCGATCCCAATCCGGCCGACGGCATTTGCGATGTAGATTTCAATACCACCGGGGAACAGTGCAGCCTCAGGGCAGCGATTCAAACGACGAATGTTATCGCAGGCACCGATTACATCTATTTCAACATCCCGGGTGGCGGCATTCAGACGATCTTGGTGCTCAGCGATCTGCCGCCGATCACCGAGAAAGTTTTCATCAATGCCACATTCCAACCCGGCTATGCCGGTACACCTGTCGTCGAAGTCAATGGTGCCGCTACCAGCATTACCTCTAACGGTTTTGTCTTTGCCGCAGGCAGTGATGATTCTTTACTAACGGGATTGACGATCAATCGCTTCGGCGATTCGGGAGTCCTAATACAGGCGAATGACGTTGATGTCACTAAATGCTATATCGGCATATTCGCTGACGGTATCACCGAGGACCCTGCTGGTAAACAGCGTCGCGGGGTCCTTATCACAGGCGCCCGAAACACGATCGGAGGAGATCGTGATGCAGCCGAGCCAAGTACCGGCTCTAACAACCTGCTCGTCGGAAACTCAGTCGAGCAGATCAAGATCATCGGCACATCGGCAGTGGGCAATACGGTCCTAGGCAACTCGATAGGCTTCACGCTTTCCGACACCGAACGATCACGGCTCAGTGAGGCGGACGGGATCGTTTTGGATGCTGGCTCTTCAGGCAATCATGTCGGCGGGAATGGCGATATTATGTTGAGAAATGTCATCCAGGGACAAATTGCGGTCATGATCCGGGAGTCCGACGGGAATTTTGTAACTAACAACGGTATCGGTAATAGTGCCGCCGGCGTCGCGATATTCCAGGGAGCGAACAACACCATTGGCGGAATAGTGCGTTCTGAAAACGAATACACTGACCGAAATCTGATAGCGAACAATATCATCGGAGTTATACTATCCGATTTCTTCGAGATTCCCGCTGAATTCACCCGAAACTCTCCGGACGTGGACGATAAAGACTGCAAGGGAGCTTCTGATGAGCGCAAAAGGAGGGCGAACTCAAGACGGTTCTCGGCGGGTGAAACGATACGGACGACGGGGAACAAAATACTCGGCAATCTAATCGGTATTCGCAGCCAAGCTGACCCGATCGATGATTATAGTAACTGTGTCGGGGTCGTGATTTCTGAGGCGTCTGGTAATTTCGTGGGAGCAGACGTGGATGGCTACCTCAATTTTATTAGCGGCAATAAAGAAGGCGGGATCATAATCGATCACCTCGGAACGCAAAATACGATCCAGAGAAATTATATCGGCACCACCCGAACCGGCACCGAGTCGCACCCGAACCTGCATGGCGTCGATATTGCCGGAAATGTGAACTTTGTCAGGAACAATATCATTGCAGGAAATACAGAAACGGGCGTCACCATTGAGAGGCATGTAGAATCGGATACGATTCCGACTGGTAATGTGGTCGAGAATAACCGCATCGGTCTAAGTCGCGAAGATGTAATGCTTCCGCAGGAAAAGGGAATCTACGTGCAGGGCATAGGCAACACAATTCAAAACAATAATATTAGTGGCAATTCGATAGCCGGGATCGACATCCTCGGCGATTCCAATTCGATACTCAACAACCTGATCGGGACAGATCGGACGGGGAACGAGGCCAGGCCGAACACGGATTTCGGGATCCTCATTACAAGCTCTAACAACACAATTTCGGGAAATACTATCTCTGGAAATGGTAGCGGGGTCACGATCATTCGGCCAGTTGAGGATCCCAAGATCGAGGCTTCGGGAAACCGCCTCCTTGGAAACTATATCGGAACCAATTCTGCAGGTACCGTTGCGCTTCCCGGACAAACGCACGGAGTTGCGATCGCCAACGGCGCCGACAACAATACTATCGGGGGAACAACCGCCGATTCTCGAAACGTTATCTCCGGGAACACGCAGATTGGGATCTCGCTCCAGCCCGGTGCCGTCCCGGCAGCGTCGGCTCCGTTCGGAACCAAGATACAAGGCAACTATATTGGCACGAATGCGGCCGGTACGGCGGTTATTCCGAACGGAATTATGGGCTTAGAAATTAGCGAAACCTTGGAAACGTTGATCGGTGGCTTTGGAGCGGATATGCCCGGAGCTCGAAACGTGATCTCCGGTAACAGTCAGCATGGAATATTCCTGCGAAGCAACACCCTGAATACGCGCATTTCCGGTAATTACATCGGCACGGCCTCCGACGGCACCAGTCCACTCGGAAATATCGGAAATGGTATTTTTCTGCAGCGAGGCGTTGGAAGGACGACGATTGGGGGCCTTGAGCCGAATGCCGGGAACACGATCGCATATAACGGAAAGAATGGAATTCTCATGGCTGTCGACGCCGGCCAAAACAACATTATTGACCCGAACAGCATCTTTGCCAATGCCCTAATGGGAATCGACATCGGCGATGACGGCCATACGCTGAATGATCCTCTTGACGCCGATACCGGGCCGAATAATTTGCAGAATTACCCCGAAATTGTTTCGACGCGAGTAGTAAACGATGATGTTATCGTTAGTTTGCGTGTTGATTCGGCACCGGCGAACTCCGCCTATGGGATGAACGGTATTTATATCGAGTTCTTCAAGGCCGATGCAGGCAGTGAGGGTGAGCGGTTTATTGGTTCGACGTTTTATACTCTGGCCGACTACAATTCGCTCGCTCCCGGGACAAAGACCGTAAACCTCGGAAATATCTACACTCTCGGAATTCTCGGTACCGATATGATCACCGCTTCGGCGACCGACGCAAACGGTAACACGTCCGAATTCACACCTCGATTTGGCCCAACTGCCGCAGGCGTGAGCATTTCCGGCCGCATAAAAACTCCTTCCGGAGGTGGGCTGACGAATGCCTCTGTTTCGATCACCGATTCAACCGGTAATCGCCGCACGGTTTTGACAGGTTCTCTTGGATACTACAGGTTCCAGGACGTCCCGTCCGGGGAGACATACGTGATCGCGGTCAGCTCTAAGCGGTACACCTTCTCGTCGCAGATAGTGGCGGTGAACGACGACCTGACCGATGTTGATTTTGTTGGATCAGAGAACTCGCCATAG